TGTCCGTGGCGTAGCGGATCATCTCGAAGCCCTCGGGGAACAGAAAGGGCTCGCCAAAGCCGTACATGTTGATCTTGAACAAATACGGCGCCAGTTGATCCACCACATGGCGGAAGTGTGCCGGCTGCATGCGGCCGTAGCCGCGCTCGCCCTCGCTGGGCTGGCGGCGGTTGTCGTAACAGAAGGCGCAATGCAGATTGCAGATGTTGGTGGATTCTATTTTCAGGATGTAGGGGAAGGAGTCCAGCACTTCCGCCTTGCGGCGCATGTTTCGCTCCGTCTTCACCAGATTGAGCAGCTTGCGCGGCGTGGCGTGACGCAGCACGGCCGCCAGATGGCGCTTGAGGATGCGGAATTTCGTGGCGGCATCCATGCCGCGGGTGGCGAGTCCGGCGCGAAGCATAGGCGCTCCTGTGAGTGTTGGCCGTTCGGGCTAGGGCACGTTGTTTTTGAAAAGAACTCTCGGGGGAAAACCTTTTGCAAAAGGTCTCCTCTCTCGCAATGTCCTTTTTCAAAATTCAAATGCGCTATGCATCCAGGAACAACGGATCTTCCTTCAGGGCCATGTGCAGGCGAAATGCCAGAAAATACAGATAGTGATCCGGCCGTTGCAGGACGTCTTCTTCAAGAATGGAGATGAGCCGCTGCAGATTGCGTTCCAGGACGGCCGTGTCTTTGTCCTTGCGGGGCGACTCCTCCAGCCTCAGGGCTGGACGAATGCGCAAGGTATTGATGCCCGTGGCCGGGTCCCGCAGCATGGCGCACGGCACCAGGGGCGCGCCGGTGCGCATGGCCAGGCCCGCCGCGCCGATGGAAAAGAGCGCCCGCCGGCCCAGGAATGTAGCCGGCAACTTGCGCTCGCCGCCGCCGCCATCCACAGCCACGCCCAGCACCTCCCCGCGCTTGAGGCAGGCGAAGGCTTCCTTCAGATTGCCAAAGATATTGATGTGCTGCACCGGCAGGGAGGCTTCGTGCGCCCAGCGCATCTCCCGTGTGCGGCGCACCAGGGCGCTGCGGGCCTCGGGCAGGCGCTCGTTGAGCACCCAGGCCGGGGCCGAAAGCTGGCACATGCGGTAGCCCCGGTGGCCGATGGCCGGCATGATCATCTGGTTGGCCCCGAAGTGTCCGAAGGCCAGGATGACGCCGTGTCCCGCCGCCAGGGCGGCATCCAGGTGTTCCTGCCCCTCCAGCCGCGTGATGGCCTGGGTCCGCGCCGGGGTGAGCGTGGGAAAGAGCAGCACTTCCACGTCGTTGCAGACAAAGTTCACCGCTGCCTGACGCACCAAGCCCCGCACGGTCTCGGGCGGGGTGTTGTTGCCGAGGATGAGCCGCGCGGCTTCCTCCATGCCCCGGCGCTTGCCGCCGGCCACATGATAATAGACGCGGCCCAGCAGGCGCGCCAGACGCAGGCCCCACGTTGCCGGCAGCAGCCACAGCAGCCGTTTGAACGGGCCCCAGACGGCCCAGAGGGCCATGTCGCGTGCAAGTTTCATGACATGCTGATTTTGATTTGTTTTTTTTGTTTGACAACAACCGCCCTTAAGCGCCTATAGTGTCGAATGTCGCTCCACTACGCCACCGCGCCCACGGCGTCAAATGCGGACGGCGCCTCGCCGTCGCCGATGGGTCTTCCGCCGCTGGTCGTCCTTGTCACGCCCACGCCGCCGGATCTGTCCGCCTTCGGCGTGCGCTCCATTTCCGCGCACCTGCGACGCAAGGGGCTGCGTACTCGCATCATCTTCCTGCCCGGCAGCCTCGGCCTGCTCAAGCAGGGCGGCACCTTCGTGTATCGATACCCCGAGGCGGCCCTGCGCCAGGTGGCGGAACACTGCCGCGGCGCCACGCTGGTCGGCCTCTCCTTCATGACCAACTACCTGGACCGCGCCGCCCAGTGCACCCGGGCCATCCAGGAAATCGCCGGCGTCCCGGTCATCTGGGGCGGAGTCCATGCCACCCTGCGTCCTGAGCAGGCCCTTGAATACGCTGACTATGTGTGCGTGGGCGAAGGTGAAGAGGCCCTGCTGGAGCTGACTGCGGCCCTGACCAGCCAGACCGCCGCCGACGCCATCCCCGGCGTCTGGACCAAGGTGGATGGCCGCATCCGGGACAACGGCTGCCGGCCCCTCATCGCCGATCTGGACAGCCTGCCCGCGCCGGATGTGTCCAATGTGGAACACTACGTATTGGATCCCATCCACGAACAAATCATTCCTCTGACCGATGCATTGTATATCGACACCCTGCCCCTGGTGCCATACTACCACAATGCACGCCTGAAAGCCTACCGCATCATGACCGACCGCGGCTGCCCGCACCGCTGCAGCTACTGCAATGTGCCGGCGCTGAAAGATAAGTTCGCCGGGGATGCGGTTCCCTATTTCCGGTCCCGCAGTGTGCCGCACGTCATGGCAGAGCTTGAAGACGCGCTGGCCCGCTTTCCGCAGATC
This sequence is a window from Megalodesulfovibrio gigas DSM 1382 = ATCC 19364. Protein-coding genes within it:
- a CDS encoding lysophospholipid acyltransferase family protein; this translates as MKLARDMALWAVWGPFKRLLWLLPATWGLRLARLLGRVYYHVAGGKRRGMEEAARLILGNNTPPETVRGLVRQAAVNFVCNDVEVLLFPTLTPARTQAITRLEGQEHLDAALAAGHGVILAFGHFGANQMIMPAIGHRGYRMCQLSAPAWVLNERLPEARSALVRRTREMRWAHEASLPVQHINIFGNLKEAFACLKRGEVLGVAVDGGGGERKLPATFLGRRALFSIGAAGLAMRTGAPLVPCAMLRDPATGINTLRIRPALRLEESPRKDKDTAVLERNLQRLISILEEDVLQRPDHYLYFLAFRLHMALKEDPLFLDA
- a CDS encoding B12-binding domain-containing radical SAM protein, which gives rise to MSLHYATAPTASNADGASPSPMGLPPLVVLVTPTPPDLSAFGVRSISAHLRRKGLRTRIIFLPGSLGLLKQGGTFVYRYPEAALRQVAEHCRGATLVGLSFMTNYLDRAAQCTRAIQEIAGVPVIWGGVHATLRPEQALEYADYVCVGEGEEALLELTAALTSQTAADAIPGVWTKVDGRIRDNGCRPLIADLDSLPAPDVSNVEHYVLDPIHEQIIPLTDALYIDTLPLVPYYHNARLKAYRIMTDRGCPHRCSYCNVPALKDKFAGDAVPYFRSRSVPHVMAELEDALARFPQIKAVQFFDDTFFARPVTWLREFAEQYKKRIKMPFYCQASPTTLTQEKLRLLMDAGMVYVEMGVQTGSPRIRAMYGRKESNAQIVAGARLVHKHVPPLLPPHYHVIMDNPWETMDDLMQTVQLLHQIPKPYGLAISSLVFFPGTAIARKAMQEGIIDDEEKQVFRQPFYIPPTRHYPGLLLYLQSFMHFPQSIIAVLLREGPVRRLLEGRPAWFYGLFHVVGEACRAVAKAWKLIARGDISRIRAWIDRQRRHDPVVAGRKG